The nucleotide sequence CGACCACCGCCGCCTTCGAGTCGTTGGATTCGGCTCGCGCGACGCGGGTCGCCAGCGACCGTTCGCCGATCTCTCCCTCGATTTCGGCGCCCTGAACGCCGATGACGCCGGCGAGTCGCTCCCCCGGCGCGACGGACGCGTTGTCGGTCCCCGCGGCTCCGCCGGTCGTCGTTTCGTTGTCGGTCCCCGCGTCGGTCGTCTGTGGCGACACCTCGTCGGTCGCCGTGTCGGGGGCTGCGGGCGAATCGGGCGCCCCCAGCGCCGACGCCGGCGCCGCCACCGCGCCGACGACGGCGACGAGGGCGAGTGCGAACACGACGACGTTCGGAACGTCCCTGCTCATCTTGTCCTTCGCTACGTGACTAGGGTGGATAAACTACGACGAACCTGAAGCACCGTTAACTCGGATTAAACCGTGTTTAGGTCGAGCCTGAACGGCGTCACGTCCCCCGGGGGATCCGTAGATCACTCCTCGTCCGGAAGTTTCAGGACGTTCTCGCGGCCGAGGCGGAAGCCTTCGAGCGATCCGTCGTCCCGCAGGTCGCGGACGATCTGGCTCGTCCGGGCCTCGGTCCAGTCGAACGCCTCGACGATTTCCTGTTGTTTGACCCGGCCACCCTGCTCTCTGACGAACTGGAGGACGCGCTCCTCGTTGCTCAGGAGGTCCTCCCGCTCCGACTCGGGGGCGGCTCCGGCGGCTCCGGCGGCGGCTCCGACGGCGTCGCTCCCATCGGCGGCGTCGACGTCAACCGCGGGGCCGGACGCACCGTCACGGAGCCGGTCGCGGTAGCGCCACGCGACCCCGCCGACGAGCGCGACCAACAGCCCGAGACCGAGCAAGGGGAGGGAGCCGGGGCCGCCGTCCGGCGCGGCGGTCGACGGGCCGCCGTCGCCGCCCGCCCCGTCGCCGCCCGCGGCGGTCGGGGTGGCCGTGGCGGCCGCCGATGTCTCCGGAGCGGGTTCGAGGACGATGATCGGCTCCCCGGAGACGAAGCTCGTCTCGGCGCCGCGCCAGACGACGGCGTTGGTCCGCCGCTCGTCGGGCTCCGGCGTCACCCGGGCGGTGGTGTACTCCGCGGGCCACTCCACGACGAGGCGGGTCCGCTCGTCCAGGAAGAGCCCCTCGATGGCGTCCCCGACCCGGAGGGTGTCGCCATCCACGGCGGCGAAGCCGTCCCACTGGAAGGTGTAGGCGACGACGCCGTACTGCGGAGGGGTCCGCGTCTCGGCGCTCACCGCGAAGCCGCTCGCGTTCATCTCGCGACCGGTCGAGTTCTCGGCCGCGGACACCGTCGAACGCATCCGCGACGCGAACCGGTCGGAGTAGTTCGCGGGGTTCGCCCGGATGTCCTCCTGGAGCGACTCGAAGGCGGCGGTCGTGTTCTCGTCGTCGAGGCGGGTCCAGTACTGGACGGTCCAGGTCGCGGAGCCGTTCGGCGCGACCCCGACGATCAGTCGGACCGAATCGGTGTCGACTCCCTGCTGGAAGGTCGGCCCCGGAGCCATCTGGGCCGGCGGCGTCGACCGTTCCGTGGACGCGAGTACACCGATCCCCGGAACGGCCGCGACGACGAGCAGCGCGACGGCGACGACGGTAATGACCCGACCGGACGAGCGCTCCCACATCTGCGTGTGCCTGCGTTTCCCCCGGGCATAGATAGGTCTTGTCGCTTCGGTCGAGAGCCACGGCGTCCATCATCGATAAATATCAGCTCGTAATAGTCGACACCATGGCACCGACACTCGGTACGGAGCCGCTTCGGGAGCATCCGGCGAGCACGCACGGAGGGAACCGATGACGCGCCGTCGCGCGCCCGTCTCGTCGCCGGTCGCGCTCACCGTCGCCGGGAGCGACTCGGGCGGCGGCGCGGGCATCCAGGCGGACCTGAAAACCATGGAGGCCCACGGCGTCTTCGCCACCTCGGTCGTCACCGCGGTGACGGCCCAGAACACCCTCGGCGTCGAGCGCTCGCACGTCCTGCCCGTCGCGGAGATCGACGCCCAGTACGACGCCGTCGCCACGGACTTCGACCTCGGGGCGGTGAAGACGGGGATGCTGGCGACCGAACCGGTGATCGACCTGGTGGCCGAGCGGGTGGCCGACGCCGACGCGCCGGCGGTCGTCGACCCGGTGATGGTCGCCGCGAGCGGCGACCGCCTGCTCGATCCGGACGCCGAGGCGGCCTACGAGTCGCTGATCGGCGAGGCGACACTCGTCACGCCGAACGCCGACGAGGCGGCGGTGCTGACGGGCGTCGAGCCGACGGATCGCGAGCGCGTCCGCGAGGCCGGCGAGGAACTGGTGTCGATGGGCGCCGACGCGGCGCTCGTGAAAGGCGGGCACGTCGGCGACGGCGGGACGGTGACGGACACGCTCGTCAGCACGCTCCCGGACGGGGAGCCGACGGTTCGGCGGTTCGAACACCCGCGGATCGACACCGACGCCACCCACGGCTCGGGCTGTACGCTGTCGAGTGCGGTCGCCGCGCACCTCGCCCACGGCGAGACGCTCGGCTACGCCGTCGAGGCGGCGACGGCGTTCATGGAGCGAGCGGTCCGGTACGGCCTCGACGTGGGCGAGGGACCGGGATCGGTCCACCACCTCGCCGCGCTCCGCGAGGCGGCCGACCGCCACCGGACGATGACGGACGTGGCGGAAGTCGTCGAGGCCTTCGTCGATCGGGACGTCTCGCGGCTCGTCCCGGAAGTGGGCATGAACGTCGTTGGGGCTACGGAGTACGCCGAGCGGGTCGGCGAGACGGCCGCCGTCGAGGGGCGGATCACGCGCACGCTCTCGGGCGCCGCGCCGAACCGCGGCGTCAGGCTCGGCGCGTCGAGTCACGTCGCCCGGTTCCTGCTGGCGGCCCGCGAGTTCGACCCCGATCTCCGCTTTGCCGTCAACTGCCGGTTCGACGACGAAATCGAGGCGGCGACGGGCGAGCTGGACGGGCCGGTGACTGAGTACGACCGCGACGCCGAACCCGCGGACGCGAGCGGGACGATGGGCTGGGGCGCCCGGCGGGCGTTCGGCACCGTCGACGCCGACGAACCGACACCGGTCGCCGTCCTCGACCGGGGTGCCGTCGGCAAGGAGGCCATCGTGAAGGTCGTCGCCGAGACGCCCGAACGGCTGGGCGAGCGCGTGTTCACGCTGCTGGACGCCGTCGACGCGTAGCGCCCCGGACCCACAGCGTTTTACACGACGACGGCCCGGGTGGGAGTATGACCGCCGATGGTATCGTCGGGGAGTTCCTCGCCCTGAAGGCGGAGACCGACGCCGACCTGCTGGCGATGCAGTGTGGCGACTTCTACGAGTTCTTCGCGGAGGACGCGGAGTTCGTCGGGGACGAACTCGACCTGAAAGTCTCGGAGAAGTCCTCGCACGGCTCGACGTATCCGATGGCGGGAGTGCCGGTCGACGACCTCACGCCCTACCTGAAGGCGCTCGTCGAGCGTGGCTACCGCGTCGCCGTCGCCGACCAGTACGAGACCGATGACGGCCACGCCCGCGAGATAACGCGGGTCGTCACCCCCGGAACGCTGCTGGAGACGACGGATCCCACCGCCCGGTTCCTGGCGGCCGTCGTCGCCGTCGACGGCCGCTACGGGCTCGCGCTCGCTGACGTGACGACGGGCGAGTTCCTCGTGACGACGACGGACGCGGCCGCGGAGGTGCGTGCCGAACTCCACCGGTTCGACCCCGCGGAGGTGTTGCCGGGGCCGACCGTCCGCGACGACGACTCCCTCCCGAACGGGGTGGGGACCGACGCCCCGGTGATCGAGTACGACGACGCGGCGTTCGCCCCGGGGCGGGCCGACCGGCGACTGCGCGAGCACTTCGGGGAGGGCGTCCTCGACAGCGTCGGCCTGACGGATCGGGCGGGCGTCGCCGCCGCGGGCGCCGTCCTCGCGTACGTCGACGAGACGGGGGTGGGCGTCCTCGACGCGCTGACGCGGCTGGGAACCTACGACACCGGCGACCACCTCGACCTGGACGCGACGACACAGCGCAACCTCGAACTCACGGAGACGATGCACGGGGAGCGCGAGGGGTCGCTCCTGGCGACGGTCGATCACACGGTCACGAGCGCCGGCGGGCGTCGCCTCCGGGAGTGGCTCACCCGGCCCCGGCGCGACCGGGACGTGATCGACAGACGGCTCGACAGCGTGGCGGCGTTCGCCGAGGCGGCGCTCGCCCGTGACCGGGTTCGGGAGGTGCTGGACGACGCCTACGACCTCGAACGCCTGGCGGCGCGGGCGACGAGCGGGAGCGCGGACGCGACGGACCTGCTCTCGATCCGGGACACCCTCGATACCCTCCCCGCGCTCGCCGACGCAGTCGCGGACTCCCGGCTCGCGGAGTCGCCGCTGCCGGGGATCGTCGATCGCCCGGATCGGGAGACTGCGGCGTCGCTCCGGGCGGAACTCGACGCCGCGCTCGCGCCCGACCCGCCGGGGACGGTCACCGAGGGCGGCCTCTTTCGCCGCGGCTACGACGACGAACTCGACGACCTGATCGACCGGTACGAGGAGGCCCGAGGATGGCTCGACGGTCTCGCCGACCGCGAGAAGGCCCGGACCGGGATCACCCACCTGCAGGTCGACCGCAACAAGACCGACGGCTACTACATCCAGGTGGGGAACTCGGAAACCGACGCCGTCCCCGAGGAGTATCGGGAGATCAAGACGCTGAAGAACTCGAAGCGGTACACCACCGACGAGTTGGCCGAGCGGGAACGCGAGGTGTTGCGACTGGAGGAGGCCCGCGGCGACCTGGAGTACGAACTCTTCGGCGAACTCCGCGACCGGGTGGCGGGCCACGCCGAACTCCTGCAGGACGTGGGGCGGATGCTGGCGACGGTGGACGCCCTCGCCTCGCTCGCGACCCACGCGGCGAGCCAGGACTGGACGCGCCCCGAGGTGGTCGAACCCGGGCCGCTCGTCGTCGAGGCCGGCCGCCACCCGGTCGTCGAGACGACGACCGACTTCGTCCCCAACGACCTCCACCTCGATTCGGACCGCGGGTTCCTGCTCGTCACCGGGCCGAACATGAGCGGCAAGTCGACGTACATGCGCCAGGCGGCGCTGATCGTCCTGCTGGCGCAGGCGGGGAGTTTCGTCCCCGCGCGGACCGCGACGGTGGGCGTCGTCGACGGCATCTACACCCGCGTCGGCGCCCTCGACGAACTCGCGGGCGGCCGGTCGACCTTCATGGTCGAGATGGAGGAGTTGAGCAACATCCTCCACTCGGCGACCGAGGAGTCGCTGGTCGTCCTCGACGAGGTGGGCCGCGGGACGGCGACCTACGACGGCATCTCCATCGCGTGGGCGACGACGGAGTATATCCACAACGAGGTGGGCTGTAAGTGCCTCTTCGCCACCCACTACCACGAACTGACGGCGCTCGCCGACCACCTCCCGCGGGTCGAGAACGTCCACGTCGCCGTCGCGGGCGACGACGACGAGGACGGCGACATCACGTTCCTCCGGACGGTCGAGGAGGGGCCGACCGACCGGAGCTACGGCGTCCACGTCGCGGAACTGGCGGGCGTGCCCGCTCCGGTCGTCGACCGATCCCGGGACGTGCTCGACCGCCTGCGCGAGGACCGGGCCATCGAGGCCCGCGGGGCCGGGACGGGCGACGGGGGGACCACGCAGGCCGTCTTCGACCTCGGATCCGGCGACTTCCGGACCGACGGGACGGCGGCGGCGGACGACGCGGCGACGCTCGATCCGACCACTGAGACGGTCCTCGCGGAACTGCGGGAGACGAGCGTCGCGGAGACGTCGCCGGTCGACCTCATGACGCGGGTCCGCGAGTGGCAGGACCGACTCGACGACGGCGACTGACGGGGCGGAACGGACGCCCGGCGGTGACGGCCGCCACGGGCCACTGCCCAGCCAGTTGTGACGGATTCTAGACGGCCTTTGGATTCATCTACGACGCACCTTGAAAAATCTACTTTCGATCCCCGGTCGGCGTGTCGGACGTGATGTCGAACCACGCGTCACGACGACGATTCCTCGCGGTCGCGGGAAGCACGACCATCGCGGCGCTCGCCGGGTGTAGCGGCGGCGACGGCGGTGGCGGGAGCACGGAAACCGAATCCATGGACGGCGAAACGACCGAGTCCATGGACGGCGAGACGACCGAGTCCGCGTCCGATCCCATGGACGGAGGGACGACGGAGACCGATTCGATGGACGAGGGGATGGAGTCGGTCACCGTCACCGTCCGGGTGGCGAACGTCGCCCCGACGGACGTCTACGGCGCGGAGACGCCGACGGGCGGGGCCGTCTGGCTCACGCCGGGGGTCTTCGCGGTCCACACGGGCGAGAACCCCGTCTTCACCCCAGGCGAACCGGCGTCGGTCGGCCTCGAAGCGCTGGCCGAGGCCGGGCCACCGACCGGCTTCGAGGGCGAGACCGGTCTCCTGGGCGAACTCCGGGAGCGAACGGGGAGCATGGGCGTCGTCGCCGCGGGGGCGTACACGCCGGACGACACCGTCGCGGACCCGAACGACCCCACCGGCGAGGTGCCCGGCGCGCCGCCGGTCGCACCCGGCGGTGCCTTCGAGTTCGACGTCGAGGCCCGGCCCGGACGCCGGCTCTCCCTGGCGAGCATGTTCGTGCCGTCGAACGACGTGTTCGTCGCGCCGGGAGCGTCGGGTATCGCGCTGTGGCCCGCCGACGGCACCCCGGTCGAGGGCGACGTGACCGCCGCCATCGACCTCTGGGACGCGGGGACCGAACCCAACGGCCCCCCGGGAGAGGGACCGGACCAGGCGCCCGCACAGGAGCGCCCGACGCAGGGCGCGGACGAGGACGGCGTCGTGCGCCGTCTCAGCGACGTAGACGACGGCCACGAGTACCCCGCGGCGAGCGAGGTGGTGCGCGTGACGCTCACGCCACACGGAGCGATGGACGACGGGGCGTAGCGCCGTCGCTTCGGTCGCCGGACGGGGCGGTTCGGACTCGGAGGCGAGTGCCAGTTGAGACATCTATTTCAGTCGGGGCGATGACATGGGAGGTATGGCGTCAGTCATCGTCGTCGGCGGCGGTCCCGCCGGCCTGAGTGCGGCACTGTTCACGGCGAAGAACGGCCTCGACACGACGGTGTTCGACACCGACGAGACCTGGATGCACAAGGCCCACCTGTTCAACTACCCCGGGATCGGTTCCATCGGTGGATCGGAGTTCATGGGCGTCGCGCGACAGCAGGCCGACGACTTCGGCGTCGACCGGCAGCAGGGCGCGGAAGTGACCGACGTCGAGGACGGCGACGGGGGCTTCACCGTGACGGCCGACGGGGAGGAACACGAGGCGGACTACCTCGTTCTGGCGACGGGAGCCGACCGGAGCCTCGCCGGGGACCTCGGCTGTGCGACGGACGACGACGGCGTGATCGAGGTCGGGGTGGAGATGGAGACGAGCGTCGCCGACGCCTACGCGACGGGCGCGATGGTCCGGGCCGAGGAGTGGCAGGCGGTCATCGCGGCGGGCGACGGCGCGGCGGCGGGGCTGAACATCCTGAGCAAGGAGAAGGGCGAACATTACCACGACTTCGACGTGCCCGCGGACGCGACGGAGACGTTCGGCGCGATGGCCGACGACGAGGCCTGATACGGATTATTGTAACTGTGTCCCGGTGGTTCGCCGGACTGTCCTGGCGAACCACCGGCAACGACGTACAGTGAACAGTGTGAGTCGGGGCGGAGCCGAACGTACAAACCATCGGCGCCCCTACGAACGTCCATGTCCTCACTCGCGGACGAGCCGTGTGAAGCCTGCACCAGCGACGACGAACCCCTGACGAGCGAGGAGTACGAGTCGTATCTGGACGACCTCCGGACGGACGTGTGGGAGGTCGTCGACGACCACCACCTACACGCCCACTACGAGTTCGAGGACTTCAGGGACGCCCTGGAGTTCACCTACGAGATCGGTGAACTCGCCGAGGAGGAGTGGCACCACCCCGACCTCGCGCTCGCGTGGGGCGAAGTCGAGGTGGAGATGTGGACCCACAAGATCGACGGCCTCCACAAGACGGACTTCGTGATGGCCGCACGGATGGACCGTATCTACGAGGGATACGAGCCCGCGGAGTGATACCAAGCCCTTATGGGTCCCACGCCACTGGATCGAGCATGACGATTTCTACCGGCGATTCGGTCACCATCGCGTACACCGGCCGTCTCGACGACGGGACGGTCTTCGACACCACCGACGAATCGGTCGCCGAGGAGGCCGGCCTCCTCGACGAGCAGCCCGACCGCGAGTTCGAACCGCTCACCGTCGAGGTCGGGGAGGGCAACCTCATCGAGGGGATGGAGCAGGGACTGCTCGGCCTCGAAGCGGGCGACTCCGAGACCATCACGGTCCCGCCGGAGGAGGCCTACGGCGAGGCCGACGGCGACAGCGTCCGCGAGTTCGAACCCGCGCAGTTCGAGGAGATGGTGGGCCAAGAGCCCGCCGAAGGACTCCAGGTTCGCGCACAGGGCGGCGCGGTCGGCACCGTCGTCGACGTGAGCGCCGACACCGTCAGCGTGGACTTCGAACATCCGCTGGCCGGCGAGACGCTGACCTTCGAGATCGACGTCCTCGACGTCGAATAGCGGCGTCGAACCGCCACGGGCGGCACCGTGGCGTTGATGATCCTTCCTCCCGAGCTATCGAGCGTGAGCGAGACGCCGACCATCCACGCACTGGACGACGCGACGGTCCGACGCATCGCCGCCGGCGAGGTGGTCGAGCGTCCGGCGAGCGTCGTGAAGGAACTGCTCGAGAACAGTCTCGACGCCGACGCCTCGCGCGTGACCGTCGCCGTCGAGGGCGGGGGCGTCGAGGGGATCCGCGTCCGCGACGACGGGGTCGGCATGACCGCCGCGGACTTGGAGCGGGCGGTCGAGGAGCACACGACCAGCAAGATCACGGGGGGCGACGACCTCGACCAAGTGGGCACGCTGGGGTTCCGCGGTGAGGCGCTCCACACCATCGGCGCGGTGTCGCGGCTGACGATCCGGTCGCGCCCCCGGTCGGGCGGGCGCGGGCACGAACTCACCGTCGAGGGCGGGACGGCCGGCGAGGTCACCCCCTCGGGCTGTCCGCCGGGAACGGTCGTCGAGGTCGCGGACCTGTTCTACAACACGCCGGCCCGGCGGAAGTTCCTCAAGACCGAGACGACGGAGTTCGACCACGTCAACCGCGTGGTGACCCAGTACGCCCTCGCCAACCCCGACGTGGCGACGACGCTCGAACACGACGGCCGCGAGGTGTTCGCCACCGAGGGTGCGGGCGACCTCGAATCGACCGTCCTCGCGGTCTACGGCCGCGAGGTGGCGTCGTCGATGATCGAGGTCGACGGGGGGCGACCGGAACCCGGCGCCGACCCGTCGGGCCCCGTCGAATCGGTGTCGGGGCTCGTGAGCCACCCCGAGACGACGCGGGCGGGCCGGGAGTACCTCTCGACGTTCGTCAACGGCCGCTACGTCACCGCGGGGACGCTCCGCGAGGCCGTCCTCGACGCCTACGGCGGCCAACTGGCGACCGACCGCTACCCCTTCGCCGTCCTCTTCGTCGAGGTGCCGCCCGACGCCGTTGACGTGAACGTCCACCCCCGCAAGATGGAGGTGCGGTTCGACGACGAGGCGGCCGTCCGCGAGGCGGTGACGGCGGCCGTCCGCGAGGCGCTGCTTGAGGAGGGGCTGGTCCGGACGGCGGCCCCGCGTGGGCGCTCGGCGCCCGCGGAGACCGAAATCGACCCGTCGTCGCCGGATCGGGAGGTGGCCGGGGGGGAGGCGGCCCCCGATTCCGATTCCGATTCCGATTCCGATTCCGATTCCGATTCCGATTCCGATTCCGATTCCGATTCCGATTCCGATTCCGATTCCGATTCCGATTCCGATTCCGATTCCGATTCCGATTCCGATTCCGATTCCGATTCCGATTCCGATTCCGATTCCCACGCCGGTGCCGGCTCGGACTCCGACGACGGATCCGACCGGGACACGAGCCCGACGCCCGACCGCGACGCGGGGACCGCCGCCGTCCCGACGGGGACCGAACCGGCGGACGAGCGCGGGTCCGACGACGTGGGGAGCGACACCCGCTCGGACGGGACGACCCGAGCGTCGACCCTCGACGAGGCGACGGCGGACGGCGCGGTCGGGACCGGCGGGAGCGAGGAGGTGACGCCGGAACCCGTCGGTGACGACGGTGTCGAGGGAACGGCCAGCGACCCCGCCGAGCCGGCGGCCGACCGCGACGCGGACGCCGACGGCCCGTGGCACGCCGGCGGGATCCGTCCGCCGAGCGAGCAGCGGACGCTCGACGGCGACCGGGCGGCGCCGGACCGCGACTTCGAGCGCCTGCCCGCAATGTGCGTCCTCGGACAGTACGACGACACGTACCTGGTCGCGGAGACGGCCGACGGCCTGGCCCTGATCGACCAGCACGCGGCCGACGAGCGGGTGAACTACGAGCGGCTTCGGGCACAGTTCGACGGCGACACGACCACCCAGGTGTTGGCGGAGCCGGTCGAAATCGAACTGACCGCCCGCGAAGCGGCGGTGTTCGACACCTACGAAGACGCCGTCGCTCAGTTGGGATTCCACGCCGACCGCGTCGACGACCGAACCGTCCGGGTGACGACCGTGCCCACCGTCGTCGCCGACTCGGTCGGCCCGACGCTGATCCGCGACGTTCTGACCAACTTCGTCGACGACGAGCGGGATGCCGAAGGGACGATCGACGAAGTGGCCGACGACCTGCTGGCGGATATGGCGTGTCACCCGTCGATCACGGGCAACACGTCGCTGACGGAGGGGTCGGTGTTCGACCTCCTGTCGGCGCTCGACGACTGTGACAACCCGTGGGCGTGCCCGCACGGCCGGCCGGTGGTGATCTCGTTCGACCACGACGAGATCAGCGACCGGTTCGAGCGGGACTACCCGGGACACGACTGATCACGGGAAGGTTCGGCAGTTGAGCAGTCACCGCGACATCGGTCCCCAGGATCGTCGTAGAAGGGATCGAGCCGCGAAGCGAGTGAGTTTCGCCGCCGGATCGGACGCCGTCGCAACGAACGGGGTCACGAGGGCGGTCCCGTTCGCCCGCGAACCACGCCGTCCGTGGGTGACGGCGAGACGGTCGGCTAGGAACCGAACCCGCGTACCATATTTATACATGTGGCTAACAAGTCACGATCGAAATGTGTGCGTGCTGGACTCGACGGGAGGCTCTGCGGATGGCGGGCTGTACGGCCGTAGGAGGGCTGTTGCTATCGCCGGGTACTGCGAGTGGACAGAGCGGTGAATCGTGGCCGGAATCGGGGTACGACGACGGGAATACGGACTACGCTCCCGAGAATACGGGCCCGGTGGCGAACGTGGAAGAAGCGTGGCGTCACGAACTGGATTCCACCCCCGGCGACATAACGGTCGCGAACGGGAACGTCTACGTGAGCAGTCTGCAACTCGACAACCCGCTATACTCGCTGGAAGCTACTTCCGGTGCCGAACGTTGGACTGCCCAGGGTAACGACGTTGAGATAGCGGACGGCTCCATCTACACACACGACGAGAGAAACGTGCTCGCGTTGAATCCGGGCGATGGGACCGAGCGATGGCGGTCGGAGCGTACGTTTTCGGACGTCGATATCGGTCCCCCGTCGATCGCGGACGACCAAATATTCGCCGTATCGTACGACACTGGAAACGAAACCAGTGGTGTACACGCATTAGGGATCGACAGTGGAGCCGAACGATGGCGTTTCGAGGGGAAGGGAAGAGTTATCGCCCATCCAGCGATAGGAGCCGATTCGGTGTTCGTAGGGACGAACAGCAATTATCTCTACGCGATCCGGAGGAGCGATGGGACCGAGCGGTGGCGGTTCCGTACCCAGAGCATGGTCCTATCAACGGTTCTATCCGACGGGGTCGTGTACTTCGGCGGCGACGAGTACGTGTATGCCGTCGATGCCGCCACCGGGAGCGAGCGCTGGCGGTTCCAAGCGGGAACGCCGTCTACGGGGTCAACACCGACGGCGTCGGTACCCACGATAGTCGCCGAGGATACCGTATACGCCCGAGGTGACGATACCATCTACGCGTTGAACACGACCGACGGTACGGAGCGATGGCGGATCGAAAGTGGGGGTACGGCAATTGCGATGGTCGGGGACGTGATCTATGCGTACGACGACCGTGGGCTCTATGCGCTGGATTCGGATGACAGAAGCGAACGATGGCGCGTTCAGCTGGACGATGGATTGGCAGGGTTCGCGGTGGCCAACGGAACGATCTATGCCGGAAGTCGGAACGATTCCGTATATGCCCTGAGCGGTGACACGCCGAATCAGGGTCAGATGGCGTCCACGACGACGAACACGCAGGCCGACAACGGCAGTGATCTCGGAGGAGGAACGGGGAAGCCAT is from Haloplanus salinarum and encodes:
- the mutL gene encoding DNA mismatch repair endonuclease MutL translates to MILPPELSSVSETPTIHALDDATVRRIAAGEVVERPASVVKELLENSLDADASRVTVAVEGGGVEGIRVRDDGVGMTAADLERAVEEHTTSKITGGDDLDQVGTLGFRGEALHTIGAVSRLTIRSRPRSGGRGHELTVEGGTAGEVTPSGCPPGTVVEVADLFYNTPARRKFLKTETTEFDHVNRVVTQYALANPDVATTLEHDGREVFATEGAGDLESTVLAVYGREVASSMIEVDGGRPEPGADPSGPVESVSGLVSHPETTRAGREYLSTFVNGRYVTAGTLREAVLDAYGGQLATDRYPFAVLFVEVPPDAVDVNVHPRKMEVRFDDEAAVREAVTAAVREALLEEGLVRTAAPRGRSAPAETEIDPSSPDREVAGGEAAPDSDSDSDSDSDSDSDSDSDSDSDSDSDSDSDSDSDSDSDSDSDSDSDSDSDSHAGAGSDSDDGSDRDTSPTPDRDAGTAAVPTGTEPADERGSDDVGSDTRSDGTTRASTLDEATADGAVGTGGSEEVTPEPVGDDGVEGTASDPAEPAADRDADADGPWHAGGIRPPSEQRTLDGDRAAPDRDFERLPAMCVLGQYDDTYLVAETADGLALIDQHAADERVNYERLRAQFDGDTTTQVLAEPVEIELTAREAAVFDTYEDAVAQLGFHADRVDDRTVRVTTVPTVVADSVGPTLIRDVLTNFVDDERDAEGTIDEVADDLLADMACHPSITGNTSLTEGSVFDLLSALDDCDNPWACPHGRPVVISFDHDEISDRFERDYPGHD
- a CDS encoding PQQ-binding-like beta-propeller repeat protein — its product is MAGCTAVGGLLLSPGTASGQSGESWPESGYDDGNTDYAPENTGPVANVEEAWRHELDSTPGDITVANGNVYVSSLQLDNPLYSLEATSGAERWTAQGNDVEIADGSIYTHDERNVLALNPGDGTERWRSERTFSDVDIGPPSIADDQIFAVSYDTGNETSGVHALGIDSGAERWRFEGKGRVIAHPAIGADSVFVGTNSNYLYAIRRSDGTERWRFRTQSMVLSTVLSDGVVYFGGDEYVYAVDAATGSERWRFQAGTPSTGSTPTASVPTIVAEDTVYARGDDTIYALNTTDGTERWRIESGGTAIAMVGDVIYAYDDRGLYALDSDDRSERWRVQLDDGLAGFAVANGTIYAGSRNDSVYALSGDTPNQGQMASTTTNTQADNGSDLGGGTGKPSQGTEGGEGGSGVMVPLAGALAAGAGGGLWYWHRSDDDGERSQGGVTDDDRSTASGSMGERARSYDGPDRSSSLGVATQFDRAPGEIPRAPDVPIDYEDLVERGTIGTGEEAEVVRATYPTAEGDVDLAVKRPRMSGTLHQERVEEIMESAETWDKLDDHDHVVGVLDYDADPVPWIAMEYMDGGTLSERAGDLDFDRACWVAVAIADGVHHAHRRGVAHLDLVPSNVLFRSVENAWDVPKVGDWGIAKRLFEHSKSIETISPQHAAPEQFSDEYGATDDLTDVYQLGSIFYELFTGKPPFTGRPATVMDRVLHEEPTPPSEVAEVPTELDDVLSTALSKHKDERYESVLLLQRAIRDLYVDRHGQQ